Proteins from one Hyperolius riggenbachi isolate aHypRig1 chromosome 2, aHypRig1.pri, whole genome shotgun sequence genomic window:
- the TSKU gene encoding tsukushi, with product MEPSLWLNIVLLASFVGADRSCSPGCSCDVETFGLFDSFRLIKVDCSGVGPHILPVSLPLDTTYLDLASNGFEDIKKSVLSGPGYTTLTNLNLSNNKIVNISTNAFSKLRYLESLDLSHNQLVALSDHSFFYCPLVELDLSSNRLQELKIGAFTSTNNGKAINLNLANNLISSISRRHEVGLPNIRILNLSGNELRSVYGLHGIPLQYLVLDGNPISTINENDFLGLEGLTHLSLSNMEELIEIAPNSFKDLSALQNLDFSNNPNLKILSKEVFFGLTSLRELNLLNSGVVSLPKDTLRFLPSMKSVTWGESYHCIKTVKESQFHLQNGMVRQEVVVCRDAQGAVSAQDIL from the coding sequence ATGGAGCCCTCTCTCTGGCTAAACATTGTCCTCCTCGCCAGCTTCGTTGGTGCGGACAGGTCTTGTTCCCCGGGTTGCTCCTGTGACGTTGAAACCTTTGGCTTGTTCGATAGCTTCCGCCTGATCAAAGTGGATTGTAGTGGAGTGGGCCCCCACATTCTCCCGGTGTCCTTGCCACTGGATACAACTTACCTAGATCTTGCATCAAACGGGTTTGAAGACATCAAAAAATCAGTCTTGTCTGGCCCCGGTTACACCACCCTGACCAACCTTAACCTAAGTAACAACAAAATTGTGAACATTTCAACTAACGCGTTCTCTAAATTGAGGTACTTGGAGTCCTTAGATTTGAGCCACAATCAGCTGGTCGCTCTTTCAGATCACAGCTTCTTCTATTGTCCTCTTGTAGAACTGGACTTGAGTTCTAACAGGTTGCAAGAATTAAAAATTGGAGCCTTCACCTCCACAAACAATGGAAAAGCCATCAATCTCAACCTTGCCAACAACCTGATCAGCTCGATTTCAAGAAGGCATGAGGTCGGTCTTCCAAATATTAGGATTTTGAACCTGTCTGGAAACGAGTTGCGTTCTGTTTATGGCCTCCATGGAATCCCTCTGCAATACCTTGTCTTGGATGGCAACCCCATTTCTACAATTAACGAGAATGATTTTTTGGGACTTGAAGGATTAACCCACCTATCTCTCAGCAATATGGAGGAATTGATTGAGATTGCCCCCAACAGCTTTAAAGATCTGTCAGCTCTCCAAAATCTTGACTTTTCCAACAATCCCAACCTAAAAATTCTCAGCAAAGAAGTTTTCTTTGGCCTGACCTCCTTACGAGAGTTGAACTTGTTGAATTCGGGCGTGGTGTCTTTGCCCAAAGACACACTTCGCTTTTTGCCATCGATGAAGAGCGTGACTTGGGGAGAAAGCTATCATTGTATCAAGACTGTAAAGGAAAGCCAGTTCCATTTGCAAAATGGAATGGTCCGACAGGAAGTCGTGGTCTGCCGAGACGCTCAAGGTGCTGTATCAGCACAAGATatcttataa